The Iamia sp. SCSIO 61187 genomic sequence CGGTCGAACACCAGCCGGCGGACGGGGTCCACGGCGTAGGTGAGCGGGTTGAGCCGGTTGAGCACGCCCAGCCAGCTCGGCAGGCCCGCCACGGGGTACATCGCCCCCGACAGGAAGATGAGCGGGAAGAGCATCGCCTGCATCACGCTGTTGAACGTCGGCGCCCGGGTGACGGTGGTGGCCACCATGACCCCGAGCGAGGTGACGGCGAAGGCGATGAGGATCTGCAGGCCGAGGAGGCCGACGAGCAGCACCGGGTCGTAGGGCACGCCGGCCAGGCCGGCGAGGGCCAGCAGGACGACACCCTGGACCGTCGCCGTCGTCACGCCCCCCAGGACCTTGCCCAGGAGGAGCGACGAGCGCCGGACCGGCGCCACCATCATCTCCCGCATGAACCCGAGCTCGCGGTCCATGACCAGCGAGGCGGCGCTGATCATGGCGCTGAACCAGATCGCCATGCAGACGACGCCGGGGAACATGAACGTGGTGAGCTCGACGCCACCGGTCGACGCCTCCGACAGCGTCTCGAGCCCGGGGGCGAGGACGAACAGGAACAGCAGGGGCTGGATCAGCGCGGTCACGATCCGCACCCGGTCGTCGGCGAAGC encodes the following:
- a CDS encoding ABC transporter permease, yielding MSAAVVDVVAVRVPERTWRSEGRVVKAVWWREMIRFADDRVRIVTALIQPLLFLFVLAPGLETLSEASTGGVELTTFMFPGVVCMAIWFSAMISAASLVMDRELGFMREMMVAPVRRSSLLLGKVLGGVTTATVQGVVLLALAGLAGVPYDPVLLVGLLGLQILIAFAVTSLGVMVATTVTRAPTFNSVMQAMLFPLIFLSGAMYPVAGLPSWLGVLNRLNPLTYAVDPVRRLVFDRLDISAAASDRLAPGVTWWGWTVPPLLEVAIVLVLGVAMLAVAIAKFSRTE